One candidate division KSB1 bacterium DNA segment encodes these proteins:
- a CDS encoding T9SS type A sorting domain-containing protein, which translates to MQTLLNPYHRRYRLGWFVLAVALDCLLALAQPIPEVIGIGLSGSPTARDTVVEDSDSLYLIISHTPSTYWTVSEIGLAAATRNQVLLHGYTGPACTGARIMVLPVNVDRITYVFMPDSVPPRLSVRASLKPLVDGRVLSFQAELAVMSNDTAHVDTFSAHRVSYVTVPGAIETQDSVDELHSGFITFRDSRTVPPELLEPVDRSSISRFFDVVYSQPEWADTFRLYLVIENVDPDAHEQHILTLEDFSDGANKRVQLDAFHLGDSPDVHSLSGGDSLTPDARFRFLIAYSDVNNNPEAADSAITIQADFLTLPPNLIEPRQGSESGDSTVLVIYQLPEAADSVWLSFVMDTLSVRVDTLEHHLLLNRENYFAGLHTLLLDGRSIGTGSDHIEYNPNGFDDRLISQVVYNVSLSYGDLAGNENSGDTEQGYIWPQDATTLTPTIEAPITGQRFNQTVWIQVQIPEAPLPGSVVLSFIAIGGTDPGSPRTVHLGELASRGRTGFFLNAADLLSSDLVTSVEGAGTPGENNQLYDGSRYTLRVGYQDLGGNAMAYSFVRVPVYDNSTSPVIINSPAEGDTISYAGLLVNWDQDEVASPGTLRISLTQTGGPEFDTGSPHTVFLSDVSAENDKIVVLVPLQLSFGVGIDSVQGGESLVQRGVYMLTIEYRDALANPPQAMSVTDLRLPSGSSVLVRGGSLGVEPVVPGEVDRLAFYLGLTAQEGQSALRAVSFSVGGDMDPADLQPAGTRLWWSQDSVFSPGADQQIAVLGPWFGGAFEFSGFSVPLSGSETFLFTSISFAAAANAYHRVRLSVASPQQIDCGGDPVISTTWPIGMRDIALPVTFTGFTTEQDTAFGALRVIWTVASELNNEGFNLYRRLDGDTTYIPTASFTDYSQLVGRGTAATAWRYVFTERGLTPGVRYFYRVDAVSVGGEVSRYSVEAEGVPRVPPANFSLLNAFPNPFNRDVTIKYVIPRTAAVELIVYDLTGRTVRTLVRALQPASEYAASWDSRDDHGMPLPSGVYFYRLRAGSIFDETRKLLLLR; encoded by the coding sequence ATGCAGACACTCCTCAATCCATACCATCGACGTTACCGCCTCGGGTGGTTCGTGCTCGCCGTGGCGCTGGACTGCCTGCTCGCCCTGGCACAGCCGATTCCTGAGGTCATCGGTATCGGTCTCTCGGGTTCACCGACTGCCCGCGATACGGTGGTGGAAGACTCCGACAGCCTTTACCTGATCATTTCTCACACTCCTTCCACATACTGGACGGTGAGCGAAATCGGCCTCGCCGCGGCCACGCGGAATCAGGTGCTGTTGCACGGTTACACGGGACCGGCCTGCACGGGGGCCCGCATCATGGTGCTGCCGGTGAACGTGGACCGGATTACCTATGTGTTCATGCCGGATTCGGTTCCACCTCGCTTAAGTGTGCGGGCGTCGCTCAAACCGCTGGTCGATGGTCGAGTGCTGTCCTTCCAGGCCGAATTGGCGGTGATGTCGAATGATACCGCGCACGTCGATACGTTCTCGGCTCATCGCGTTTCGTATGTCACGGTCCCGGGCGCAATCGAGACTCAGGATTCGGTGGATGAGCTGCATTCCGGATTCATCACGTTTCGGGATTCTCGCACGGTTCCCCCGGAGCTGCTGGAGCCGGTCGATCGCTCTTCGATCAGCCGCTTTTTTGACGTGGTGTACAGTCAGCCGGAGTGGGCGGACACCTTTCGGCTCTACCTCGTGATCGAGAACGTCGATCCGGACGCGCACGAGCAGCACATCCTGACGCTGGAAGATTTCAGCGATGGCGCGAACAAGCGCGTGCAACTGGATGCGTTTCATCTCGGCGATTCGCCGGACGTCCATTCGCTTTCGGGCGGCGATTCGCTGACCCCCGACGCGAGGTTCCGGTTCCTGATCGCCTATTCCGATGTCAACAACAACCCGGAAGCGGCGGACAGTGCCATCACGATTCAGGCGGACTTCCTGACCCTGCCGCCGAATCTTATCGAGCCGCGGCAGGGATCCGAGAGCGGAGACTCCACCGTGCTCGTTATCTACCAGTTGCCCGAAGCCGCGGATTCCGTGTGGCTGAGTTTCGTCATGGACACCCTGTCCGTGCGCGTTGACACGCTCGAGCACCACCTGCTGCTGAATCGCGAGAACTACTTCGCCGGTTTACATACGCTGTTGTTGGATGGCCGGTCGATCGGGACCGGCTCGGATCACATCGAGTACAATCCGAACGGCTTCGATGACCGGCTGATATCGCAAGTGGTGTACAACGTCAGCTTGAGCTACGGCGATCTCGCGGGCAATGAGAACTCCGGCGACACGGAGCAAGGCTACATCTGGCCGCAGGACGCGACGACGCTCACGCCGACGATCGAAGCCCCGATCACGGGGCAGCGGTTTAATCAAACTGTGTGGATTCAAGTGCAAATCCCCGAGGCTCCGCTGCCGGGGAGCGTCGTGCTGTCGTTTATCGCGATCGGCGGCACGGACCCGGGCTCCCCGCGGACGGTCCATCTCGGTGAACTGGCGAGCCGGGGACGCACGGGGTTCTTTCTCAACGCGGCGGACCTCCTGTCTTCGGATCTGGTCACGTCTGTGGAGGGGGCAGGAACGCCGGGCGAGAATAACCAGCTCTATGACGGCTCGCGATACACATTGCGGGTCGGCTACCAGGATCTGGGCGGAAACGCCATGGCTTATTCGTTCGTACGCGTTCCGGTTTACGACAATAGTACCTCGCCGGTGATCATCAATTCGCCAGCCGAGGGCGATACTATTTCCTACGCTGGACTGCTCGTCAACTGGGATCAAGATGAAGTGGCGTCTCCGGGCACGCTCCGCATTTCGCTTACGCAGACGGGCGGACCCGAATTTGACACGGGCTCTCCTCACACGGTGTTTCTCTCTGACGTATCGGCCGAAAACGACAAGATCGTTGTCTTAGTGCCATTGCAACTTTCGTTTGGCGTCGGGATCGATTCGGTCCAAGGCGGAGAGTCGCTGGTGCAGCGCGGTGTGTACATGCTCACCATCGAGTACCGTGACGCGCTGGCGAATCCGCCGCAGGCGATGTCGGTCACGGATCTCCGCTTGCCGAGCGGATCAAGCGTGCTGGTGCGCGGCGGCTCGTTGGGCGTGGAGCCGGTAGTCCCCGGCGAAGTGGATCGACTCGCGTTCTATCTCGGCCTTACGGCACAGGAAGGTCAGAGCGCGCTGCGCGCGGTGAGTTTTTCGGTGGGCGGTGACATGGACCCGGCTGACTTGCAGCCGGCCGGCACGCGTCTGTGGTGGAGTCAGGATTCGGTCTTCAGTCCCGGCGCTGATCAGCAGATCGCGGTGCTGGGTCCGTGGTTCGGCGGGGCCTTCGAATTCTCCGGATTTTCCGTTCCCCTGAGCGGATCGGAGACCTTTCTTTTTACCTCGATTTCGTTTGCCGCGGCGGCGAACGCCTATCATCGCGTGCGGCTCTCTGTCGCGTCGCCGCAGCAGATCGACTGCGGCGGTGATCCGGTGATTTCGACGACCTGGCCGATTGGAATGCGCGACATCGCCTTACCGGTGACATTCACGGGCTTCACCACCGAACAGGACACCGCCTTCGGCGCGCTGCGCGTGATTTGGACCGTGGCATCGGAGCTGAACAACGAAGGCTTCAATCTCTATCGTCGCCTGGACGGCGATACCACCTACATTCCGACGGCGTCGTTTACGGACTATTCGCAACTGGTCGGACGCGGAACGGCGGCGACCGCGTGGCGGTACGTGTTCACGGAGCGCGGGCTCACACCCGGTGTCCGCTATTTCTATCGGGTCGATGCCGTTTCCGTCGGCGGCGAGGTCAGTCGTTACTCCGTCGAGGCGGAAGGCGTGCCCCGGGTTCCGCCCGCCAATTTCAGCCTGTTGAACGCATTTCCGAATCCGTTCAATCGCGACGTGACGATCAAGTATGTGATCCCGCGCACGGCGGCCGTCGAACTCATTGTCTATGATCTCACCGGCCGCACCGTGCGCACTCTCGTACGGGCCTTGCAGCCGGCATCGGAGTATGCCGCGAGCTGGGATAGCCGCGACGACCACGGCATGCCGCTGCCCTCCGGGGTCTATTTCTATCGTCTGCGCGCCGGATCGATCTTCGACGAGACGCGCAAGCTGCTGTTGCTTCGTTGA
- the nadB gene encoding L-aspartate oxidase, with the protein MKDTLQADVLIVGSGIAGLSLALKLSQVADVILVTKKQSAESATNWAQGGIAAVTAQDDDIQLHVEDTLRAGAGLCHEDAVRLVVETAPTRIRELMELGVRFSRHEGELSLGREGGHSRSRILHHRDRTGMEIESVLLRRARKSGRLRVLEHHLMIDLLIDPHPRAGELARTPRCYGAYVLETRKNFVKTITARAVVLATGGSGTVYEHTTNPTIATGDGVVAAWRAGARVGNLEFMQFHPTTLYQPGSDDKPRELITEALRGHGALLKNLDGERFMLKYDERGELAPRDIVARAIDAEMKKRGERYVLLDASHLDAPGLRREFPHIDTICRGHNIDFTADPIPVVPAAHYQCGGVVTDLRARTSIPGLFAIGEVAMTGVHGANRLASNSLLEAVVFADQAAASCGEWLRECPPAPEAQSWSEEGTVNSEEWILVQHDRNEIRKLMWDYVGIVRSTLRLQRARRRLDLLVDEVTDFYRRTRISAPLVELRNLAIMADLIVSCAQSRSESRGLHFMSDRPNSAAQSPPQDTVKSLYPALLSLVSDQ; encoded by the coding sequence ATGAAGGACACTCTCCAGGCGGACGTTTTGATCGTGGGTTCGGGCATCGCCGGACTCAGTTTGGCGCTGAAGCTTTCGCAAGTCGCGGACGTGATCCTGGTCACGAAGAAGCAGAGCGCCGAGTCCGCCACGAATTGGGCGCAGGGCGGGATCGCCGCGGTCACGGCACAAGACGACGACATTCAACTGCACGTCGAGGACACCTTGCGCGCGGGCGCGGGGTTGTGTCACGAGGACGCGGTGCGCCTCGTGGTGGAAACGGCGCCCACGCGGATTCGGGAGTTGATGGAGCTGGGCGTTCGGTTCTCGCGTCATGAGGGCGAGTTGTCATTGGGGCGCGAAGGCGGGCACAGTCGGTCGCGCATCTTGCATCATCGGGACCGCACCGGGATGGAGATTGAATCGGTGTTGCTGCGTCGTGCTCGAAAATCCGGCCGGTTGCGCGTCCTTGAGCATCATCTGATGATCGATCTCCTGATCGACCCGCATCCGCGCGCCGGCGAATTGGCGCGCACGCCGCGCTGCTATGGCGCCTATGTGCTCGAGACGCGGAAGAACTTCGTAAAGACGATCACGGCCCGGGCGGTGGTGCTGGCGACCGGCGGTTCGGGCACGGTGTATGAGCACACCACCAATCCGACCATCGCGACCGGCGACGGCGTGGTGGCGGCCTGGCGGGCCGGAGCGCGGGTCGGAAATCTCGAATTCATGCAATTTCATCCGACCACGCTCTATCAACCGGGTTCGGATGACAAGCCTCGCGAGCTGATTACGGAAGCGTTGCGCGGACATGGAGCGCTCCTGAAAAACCTCGACGGCGAGCGCTTCATGCTCAAGTACGACGAACGCGGCGAGTTGGCGCCGCGTGATATCGTGGCCCGGGCGATTGACGCGGAAATGAAAAAACGCGGCGAGCGCTATGTGCTGCTCGACGCGTCTCATCTCGATGCGCCCGGATTGCGGCGCGAGTTCCCGCATATTGATACGATTTGCCGCGGTCACAATATCGACTTCACGGCCGATCCGATTCCGGTGGTGCCGGCCGCCCACTATCAGTGCGGCGGGGTCGTCACGGATCTGCGGGCGCGCACCTCAATTCCCGGCCTATTCGCGATCGGGGAAGTGGCCATGACCGGCGTCCACGGTGCGAACCGCCTCGCGTCAAATTCCCTGTTGGAAGCGGTCGTCTTTGCGGATCAGGCGGCGGCCAGTTGCGGCGAATGGCTGCGCGAGTGTCCGCCCGCGCCGGAAGCCCAATCGTGGTCGGAGGAAGGCACAGTGAACTCGGAAGAGTGGATTCTCGTGCAGCACGACCGCAACGAAATCCGCAAACTGATGTGGGATTACGTGGGTATCGTGCGCTCGACGTTGCGCCTGCAACGGGCGCGGCGCCGACTCGACCTGCTGGTTGACGAAGTGACGGACTTCTACCGCCGGACGAGGATCAGCGCCCCTTTAGTGGAATTGCGCAATTTGGCGATCATGGCCGATCTGATCGTCTCTTGCGCTCAAAGCCGCTCGGAGAGCCGCGGACTGCACTTTATGAGCGACCGGCCGAACTCCGCGGCTCAGTCTCCGCCGCAAGATACGGTGAAATCACTCTATCCCGCTCTGCTTTCGCTCGTTTCAGATCAATAA